In Flavobacterium endoglycinae, one DNA window encodes the following:
- the galK gene encoding galactokinase, with protein MNEILIQNTTAFFEKSFGSAPEKVVLSPGRINIIGEHIDYNDGYVLPAAIDKVICFAFEKNNTNTSKIIAIDLNEEFEIDLTQKVELSDVVWTNYIRGVIKQLQDNGFSFRGFNCVFSSNIPVGSGLSSSAALECGTIFGIKSLFDLDIKKVDIALLGQKAEHWVGINCGIMDQFSSVHGLDNKVIKLDCNTLDFEYHNADFKDYSLILFDSNVKHSLFTSEYNTRRIECEQGLAIIKSHFPEVKSFRDATEEQVLSLKDKMTEKVFSRVHFVVKEINRVIKACEALDQGNIELLGQLLFDTHYGLSQEYEVSCEELDMLVDTAKADDAIIGSRLMGGGFGGCTINLIKKGHENEVKSKFSNLYLDTFGIELKFYDVKISNGTTLL; from the coding sequence ATGAATGAGATTTTAATACAAAACACTACTGCTTTTTTCGAGAAGTCTTTCGGATCTGCTCCTGAAAAAGTGGTTCTTTCTCCAGGAAGGATTAATATTATTGGAGAACATATCGATTACAACGACGGTTATGTTCTACCTGCGGCTATTGATAAAGTAATTTGTTTTGCTTTCGAAAAAAATAATACCAACACCTCAAAAATCATTGCGATTGATTTAAATGAAGAATTTGAAATCGATTTGACTCAAAAAGTGGAATTGAGCGATGTGGTTTGGACAAATTACATCCGCGGTGTTATTAAACAGCTGCAAGACAACGGATTTTCGTTCAGAGGTTTTAACTGTGTTTTCAGCAGTAATATTCCAGTTGGTTCAGGATTGTCTTCTTCAGCTGCTTTAGAATGCGGTACTATTTTCGGAATTAAATCTCTTTTTGATTTGGATATTAAGAAAGTTGACATAGCATTATTAGGACAAAAAGCAGAACACTGGGTTGGTATCAACTGTGGTATCATGGATCAGTTTTCGAGCGTTCACGGTCTTGACAATAAAGTGATAAAACTGGATTGCAATACTTTGGATTTTGAATATCACAACGCAGATTTCAAAGATTATTCGCTGATTTTGTTTGATAGCAATGTAAAACATTCGCTTTTTACATCGGAATACAACACACGCAGAATCGAATGTGAACAAGGTTTAGCGATTATTAAAAGCCATTTCCCAGAAGTTAAAAGTTTTAGAGATGCTACGGAAGAACAGGTTTTAAGTCTTAAGGATAAAATGACTGAAAAAGTTTTCAGCCGTGTTCATTTTGTCGTGAAAGAAATCAATCGTGTGATAAAAGCCTGTGAAGCTTTGGACCAAGGAAATATAGAATTATTAGGACAATTGCTTTTTGACACCCATTATGGTTTATCTCAGGAATACGAAGTAAGCTGCGAAGAGCTTGATATGCTGGTAGATACGGCTAAAGCAGATGATGCTATTATTGGTTCTCGTTTGATGGGAGGCGGTTTTGGAGGCTGTACCATTAATTTAATTAAAAAAGGTCACGAAAATGAGGTAAAAAGTAAGTTTTCAAATCTTTATTTAGATACATTTGGAATTGAATTAAAATTCTATGATGTAAAAATCTCAAACGGAACAACATTACTTTAA